In Colletotrichum destructivum chromosome 8, complete sequence, the following proteins share a genomic window:
- a CDS encoding Putative uracil-DNA glycosylase family 1, uracil-DNA glycosylase, active, with product MSTLKRKAGTLSAADNKKPKQDGSIMSFFGAPKPVAKAGGAAAPPPEASSPATKFDKAKWVAGLTAEQKELLQLEITTLHESWLALLKDEVTSKEFLDLKRFLNRESDAGKKWFPPKEDVYSWSRHCPFNNVKVVILGQDPYHNHNQAHGLAFSVRPPTPAPPSLKNMYIALKKDYPTFAPPPNKGGLLTPWADRGVLLLNACLTVRAHEANSHANRGWERFTQKVIDLVATKRSRGVVFMAWGTPAGKRVVKVDAKKHLVLKSVHPSPLSASRGFFDCGHFKKANEWLVTRYGAGAEIDWDLSGAKKVETMVAEPKTVETDKNDEVKKVEIEKETGVKTSPKEAPEDLTEDETA from the exons ATGTCCACCCTCAAACGCAAGGCTGGTACGCTGTCGGCCGCCGATAATAAGAAGCCCAAGCAGGATGGCAGCATCATGTCCTTCTTCGGAGCCCCGAAACCGGTGGCcaaggcgggcggcgcggccgcaCCACCACCCGAGGCCTCTTCGCCCGCCACCAAgttcgacaaggccaagtgGGTCGCCGGCCTGACAGCCGAGCAGaaggagctgctgcagctcgaGATCACTACGTTGCACGAGAGCTGGCTGGCGCTGCTTAAAGACGAGGTCACGAGCAAGGAGTTCCTCGACCTCAAGCGCTTTCTGAACAGGGAATCGGATGCCGGGAAGAAGTGGTTTCCGCCGAAGGAGGATGTATACTCTTG GTCCCGTCATTGCCCCTTTAACAACGTCAAGGTGGTCATCCTCGGCCAAGATCCCTACCACAACCACAATCAGGCTCATggcctcgccttctccgtcCGCCCACCTACCCCGGCGCCTCCCTCGCTCAAGAACATGTACATTGCTCTCAAAAAGGATTACCCGACCTTTGCCCCGCCTCCTAACAAGGGCGGTCTCTTGACCCCCTGGGCGGACCGtggcgtcctcctcctcaacgcTTGCCTGACGGTGCGCGCCCACGAGGCCAACTCGCACGCAAACCGCGGCTGGGAGCGCTTCACCCAAAAGGTCATTGACCTCGTCGCCACTAAGCGGTCCCGCGGTGTAGTCTTCATGGCTTGGGGCACCCCGGCCGGCAAGCGCGTTGTCAAGGTGGACGCCAAAAAGCACCTGGTCCTTAAGAGTGTGCACCCAAGTCCTCTCAGCGCGTCCAGGGGCTTCTTCGACTGCGGGCACTTTAAGAAGGCCAACGAGTGGCTGGTAACCCGATacggcgctggcgccgagatcgactGGGACCTTAGCGGGGCCAAAAAGGTCGAGACGATGGTCGCGGAGCCCAAGACCGTTGAAACCGACAAGAATGATGAAGTGAAGAAGGTCGAGATAGAGAAGGAGACGGGAGTCAAGACCTCGCCTAAGGAGGCTCCTGAGGATTTgaccgaggacgagacgGCTTAA
- a CDS encoding Putative meiotically up-regulated protein Msb1/Mug8: MPSLFSRLKTKDGSQKKSKKGPNFDAADQLSAKPKWDDAYTRKTVEPEEIQDLIRRCTGELKARALDHPFLLLPFRPTSDPSAVRTFIRHFFDGAQPLRGEFLSQELRMTEPMVIAGVVKWCWSRLSGGVVGWDAYELFKVGEQDSNMARDSFKTFIPLSVENGARSCIIFDFFDLLSAIAAHGKMNGLGGRKLSRMAAWWAFEHKDTGSGFEGGYKSWATAADATSHLFFAYLRSLAPQKQTQGAISMLPMSLQKLLQETEYPPQRPSLMQSSTYKVVMIVDAVSPTPFALLRRANHFQYREEDRALREFSEYEDPVKALTEECRRVLKAISSANQSQVSSAKHSTSLRDASWSRFEDIGFTSALEDDDDDDDAATAAAAAAAAAARKPQGLRSTPAAGNAGLGRPTTPSWADFLSSGFVDDNPNSPNMLLPPDKVLPPIETAARQRSSQSHNPRLESDRLEPGELASIARFDLDESFWWVWMSSLAPEETQERKAAFGRCAVIETAIKRGRWLVMEEMVAGAAPEPQEGAYIAEKKGFFSWTRRNKGVNRRKSTGKHALEKGNKNADPNLSKSSIGPDQQARIQAAAAQLQARQQQEQQQMLQVRRGRKDESTREKTNSVLTLQPDIMRQASPAMKWANKYDKDAIREAYLANNATGRGLGVSTMQRNGSHDHEHANSHTNGDELRPEVPAKSPSLQPQPSPLTQNSSSGFRSPSPLPPNHRDDEPRVPSEKEMEAPSGLHPANRFEDGRSSPLPPPKDSYDYGRENMFTPEPNTSPKDKKSKKLHKEKAGGGGLRKLFGRNKNRNSKLPENAAADVNGMLQRETATPEPPKPAPSPVPQPIASESNLPTPTPAEAYTTPLETPQPAPVETQAHEPQYEPSVDESLSRVDTEDANEAQNEFSRFDQGPLQEQPAFVPDDDSEDAIPPPIARHAKTPEPPTETSPASPDDGPRSPPALDRWAQIRKNAAERAAQRQSEEQSRGGYSKTTDGDDDTSGEETIESRVARIKARVAELTGNMENSQGPPLTVVRTPPAHR, from the exons ATGCCCAGCCTCTTCTCTCGCCTGAAGACCAAGGACGGGTCGCAAAAAAAGTCCAAGAAGGGCCCCAACTTCGATGCTGCTGACCAGCTATCCGCAAAGCCAAAATGGGACGACGCCTACACGAGGAAGACGGTCGAGCCTGAAGAGATACAGGACTTGATCAGGCGTTGCACCGGAGAGCTGAAGGCACGAG CTCTTGACCACCCTTTCCTCCTGTTGCCGTTCCGGCCTACCTCGGACCCTAGTGCTGTCCGGACCTTCATTCGACATTTCTTCGATGGCGCCCAGCCTCTTCGTGGCGAGTTTTTGTCGCAAGAGCTGCGCATGACTGAGCCAATG GTCATTGCGGGTGTGGTCAAATGGTGCTGGAGTCGCCTCTCAGGCGGTGTTGTGGGCTGGGATGCGTACGAGCTCTTCAAGGTTGGCGAGCAAG ATTCAAACATGGCCAGAGACTCCTTCAAGACCTTCATCCCCCTCAGTGTTGAAAACGGAGCCCGGTCGTGTATCATCTTCGATTTTTTCGACCTGCTGTCTGCTATCGCCGCTCATGGCAAGATGAATGGTCTGGGAGGGCGCAAGCTCTCTCGGATGGCCGCATGGTGGGCGTTCGAGCACAAGGACACGGGCAGCGGCTTCGAGGGTGGCTACAAGTCTTGGGCAAC TGCTGCCGACGCCACCAGCCATCTCTTCTTCGCGTACCTTCGATCCTTGGCTCCCCAGAAACAAACTCAAGGCGCAATCTCTATGCTCCCAATGTCTCTGCAGAAGCTGCTGCAGGAAACTGAGTACCCCCCTCAGAGACCGTCTTTGATGCAATCGTCTACGTACAAGGTAGTCATGATTGTCGACGctgtctcgccgacgccttTTGCCCTTCTACGCCGAGCAAACCACTTTCAGTACCGCGAGGAAGACCGAGCTCTACGCGAGTTTTCCGAGTACGAGGACCCAGTGAAGGCACTGACCGAGGAATGCCGCCGTGTGCTGAAAGCAATCTCGTCTGCCAACCAATCCCAAGTTTCGAGCGCAAAGCACTCGACGAGCTTACGAGATGCGTCATGGTCACGGTTTGAAGACATCGGCTTCACCAGTGCActcgaagatgacgacgacgacgacgatgctgctactgctgctgctgctgctgctgctgctgctgcgcgcAAGCCGCAAGGCCTGAGAAGTACTCCTGCGGCCGGAAACGCTGGTCTGGGCCGACCGACTACGCCTTCTTGGGCCGATTTTCTTTCTTCTGGATTTGTGGACGATAACCCCAACAGCCCGAACATGCTGTTGCCTCCTGACAAAGTTCTTCCCCCCATCGAGACGGCTGCGCGCCAACGAAGCTCACAGTCTCACAACCCGAGACTAGAATCCGATCGTCTGGAGCCAGGAGAACTGGCGAGCATTGCTCGATTTGACCTGGACGAGAGCTTCTGGTGGGTTTGGATGAGCAGTCTCGCCCCCGAAGAGACCCAAGAGAGGAAAGCGGCCTTTGGTCGCTGTGCAGTTATCGAGACGGCTATCAAGCGTGGTCGATGGTTGGTCAtggaggagatggtggccGGAGCAGCCCCAGAGCCCCAGGAAGGCGCCTATATCGCTGAGAAGAAGGGATTCTTCAGCTGGACTAGACGCAACAAGGGCGTCAACCGTCGCAAGTCAACAGGAAAGCATGCTCTCGAGAAGGGCAACAAGAACGCCGATCCCAATCTCAGCAAGTCAAGCATTGGACCTGACCAACAAGCTCGAATTCAGGCGGCTGCCGCTCAGCTGCAGGCGCGCCAACAGCAAGAACAACAGCAGATGCTCCAAGTacgccgaggaagaaaagacgAGTCGACAAGAGAGAAGACAAACAGTGTGTTGACTCTTCAGCCCGATATCATGCGTCAAGCTTCCCCGGCGATGAAGTGGGCAAACAAATACGACAAGGACGCGATTCGGGAGGCATATCTGGCAAACAACGCCACTGgtcgcggcctcggcgtctcTACCATGCAAAGGAACGGAAGTCATGACCACGAGCACGCGAACAGTCACACCAACGGAGACGAGCTTCGTCCTGAAGTCCCAGCCAAGTCTCCCTCCTTGCAACCGCAGCCGTCCCCATTGACGCAGAACTCTTCATCGGGTTTCCGCTCGCCAtccccgctgccgcccaacCACCGAGATGACGAACCTAGGGTACCGTCtgagaaggagatggaggctCCGAGCGGTCTTCACCCTGCCAACCGATTCGAAGACGGCCGCAGCTCTCCACTGCCTCCGCCCAAGGATTCGTACGACTACGGACGGGAAAACATGTTTACGCCGGAACCGAATACCAGccccaaggacaagaagtCGAAGAAGCTTCACAAAGAGAAGGCTGGCGGAGGTGGTCTCCGCAAGCTCTTTGGCCGCAATAAGAACCGGAACTCGAAATTGCCTgagaacgccgccgcagatgTGAACGGTATGCTCCAGCGCGAGACAGCAACCCCTGAGCCGCCAAAGCCTGCTCCTTCTCCCGTCCCCCAGCCCATTGCTTCAGAGTCCAACCTTCccacaccaacaccagcagaGGCTTACACCACGCCATTGGAGACTCCTCAGCCAGCCCCAGTTGAGACCCAAGCTCACGAGCCGCAGTACGAGCCGTCCGTTGATGAATCCCTCTCTCGAGTCGATACCGAGGATGCCAACGAGGCTCAGAACGAATTCTCACGCTTCGACCAAGGGCCTTTGCAAGAGCAGCCTGCCTTTGTCCCTGACGACGATTCCGAGGATGCCATTCCACCCCCCATCGCGCGACATGCGAAGACCCCCGAACCGCCCACGGAGACCTCGCCTGCCTCGCCCGATGACGGACCTCGATCCCCGCCTGCGTTAGACCGATGGGCACAGATCCGCAAGAACGCCGCGGAGCGCGCGGCGCAACGCCAGAGCGAAGAGCAAAGCCGCGGCGGCTACAGCAAGACCActgacggtgacgacgacacgAGTGGAGAAGAGA CGATCGAATCTCGCGTAGCCCGTATCAAGGCTCGTGTTGCCGAGTTGACGGGTAACATGGAGAACTCCCAGGGCCCTCCCTTGACGGTTGTCCGAACCCCTCCCGCCCACCGCTAG
- a CDS encoding Putative tetratricopeptide-like helical domain superfamily — protein MRRSFLWLVLLLQAAVVLCSNEQKVLQEHEKSDGDREGKHAKIQTDALSEHNTPHPKQPGAELVELALEQLVKLPPRTYPRRERRYTLVWTVLRYALKFVPSLNAAPVPGSSPVQETKVTGPLLKAVKLLEQSALQNNTDALYLLADMNFYGNYTYPRDLKVAFDYYQTLATLHGNRTAQYMIGLYHATGIGHVVPLDQAKALLYYTFAAIQGDTRAEMAVGYRHHSGIATPKNCEMATKYYKRVADKAIEWYRSGPPGGMAWVVESYRIADELGGVYGEGASASSAGMNAIKVSPNSDANAAIDDVIEYLDLMSQKGDAKASYNLGRIYYEGQRGLDRDLDLARKYFFTVAKRYWKKDGRIMENHKQGIEKTASKAAGFIGRMYLRGDGVDQSFDQSKRWFERGISHGDAQSQHGLGLMMLHGYGMPKNIAMATDLFKAAAEQDYAPSQIELGVLYLDQGGAEDVRIANNYFELAARYGQIEAHYYLAEMVYNGVGRDKTCSMALGYYKNVAEKAEPLVSSWAEANQAYYYGDEELAFLEYVMAAEQGYERAQNNVAFILDPVQSRLPLPDWLPLPEWLGLRHTRSSLLDNQRLALMYWTRSSRQSNVDSQVKMGDYYFHGIGSEPDVNKAVQCYTGASDYSQSAQALWNLGWMHENGIGLTQDFHLAKRYYDQAFEVNEEAYLPVTLSLLKLRLRSAWNTFTHGPIHSIQDDPKPKKDWSLSEWIANFLQDDQLFYDDPYYDDIFDDTIGGTGPDGNPLEDDGIAESLIIVFIALSLVLLLYYRQQRQQQHRREEEEQRLREGQPAAPALQGQQQGQGLFPQPGNPEWNNWVAGGVGH, from the exons ATGAGGCGTTCTTTTCTCTGGCTCGTCC TGCTATTGCAGGCCGCTGTCGTCCTCTGTTCCAACGAGCAAAAGGTCTTGCAGGAGCACGAAAAGAGCGATGGCGACCGCGAAGGAAAACACGCCAAGATACAAACGGATGCTCTTTCCGAACACAACACCCCCCATCCGAAGCAGCCCG GAGCGGAATTGGTCGAACTCGCCCTCGAACAACTGGTCAAACTTCCACCCCGCACCTACCCAAGACGCGAACGTCGCTACACTCTCGTCTGGACGGTACTCCGATATGCCCTCAAATTTGTACCTAGCCTTAATGCTGCTCCGGTTCCCGGCAGCAGCCCGGTACAGGAAACAAAGGTGACCGGGCCGCTGTTGAAGGCTGTTAAGCTGCTGGAGCAATCTGCACTGCAGAACAACACTGATGCACTCTACCTTCTGGCCGACATGAACTTCTACGGCAACTACACCTATCCGAGAGACCTCAAAGTTGCCTTCGATTACTACCAGACCCTCGCGACGCTCCACGGCAACCGCACGGCGCAGTACATGATCGGCCTTTACCACGCTACAGGAATCGGCCATGTTGTTCCGCTCGACCAAGCCAAGGCGCTGCTTTACTACACATTCGCTGCGATCCAGGGCGATACCCGCGCAGAGATGGCCGTTGGCTACCGGCACCACAGCGGCATCGCGACACCCAAGAATTGCGAGATGGCAACCAAGTACTATAAGAGAGTGGCGGATAAGGCGATAGAATGGTACCGGTCGGGTCCTCCCGGTGGCATGGCTTGGGTCGTTGAATCGTACCGTAttgccgacgagctcggcggtGTCTACGGTGAGGGTGCGAGTGCCTCGAGTGCAGGCATGAACGCCATCAAGGTGAGCCCTAACTCGGACGCCAatgccgccatcgacgacgtcaTCGAGTACCTCGACCTAATGTCGCAAAAAGGCGACGCGAAGGCCTCGTATAATCTTGGACGGATCTACTACGAGGGACAGAGAGGACTAGACCGAGACTTAGATCTCGCTCGCAAGTACTTCTTCACTGTTGCCAAGAGATACTGGAAGAAGGACGGTCGTATCATGGAAAATCACAAGCAGGGCATCGAGAAGACGGCAAGCAAGGCCGCCGGATTCATCGGTCGCATGTATCtccgaggcgacggcgttgatCAGAGCTTCGACCAGTCCAAGAGGTGGTTTGAGCGGGGTATCTCGCATGGAGATGCCCAGTCTCAGCACGGCCTCGGTTTGATGATGCTCCATGGATACGGAATGCCCAAGAACatcgccatggccaccgATCTCTTCAAGGCAGCGGCGGAACAGGACTACGCGCCATCCCAGATCGAGCTGGGTGTTCTCTACTTGGACCAAGGTGGAGCGGAGGACGTTCGAATCGCTAATAACTATttcgagctcgccgcccggTATGGTCAGATTGAAGCACACTACTACCTTGCTGAGATGGTTTACAACGGCGTAGGCCGCGACAAGACATGCTCCATGGCATTGGGATACTACAAGAACGTCGCCGAGAAAGCCGAGCCTCTTGTCTCTTCATGGGCCGAGGCAAATCAAGCCTATTACTACGGtgacgaggagctggccTTTCTGGAGTATGTCATGGCGGCAGAACAGGGGTACGAGCGTGCTCAGAACAACGTCGCGTTCATTCTTGATCCCGTTCAGTCGAGGCTCCCGCTGCCGGACTGGCTGCCACTCCCTGAGTGGCTTGGTCTCCGACACACCCGTTCTAGTCTGCTGGACAACCAAAGACTTGCTCTCATGTACTGGACTAGGTCGTCCAGACAGTCGAATGTGGACTCGCAAGTCAAGATGGGCGACTACTACTTTCATGGTATTGGTTCCGAGCCGGATGTGAACAAGGCCGTTCAATGTTACACTGGCGCTTCGGACTACTCGCAGAGCGCCCAAGCTCTCTGGAACCTGGGCTGGATGCATGAGAACGGCATCGGACTGACCCAGGACTTCCACCTTGCCAAGAGGTACTATGACCAAGCTTTCGAGGTCAATGAGGAAGCGTATCTCCCCGTCACCCTGAGTCTCTTGAAGCTCCGCCTTAGAAGCGCCTGGAACACCTTTACTCATGGCCCCATCCACTCGATTCAAGACGATCCCA AACCCAAGAAGGACTGGTCACTCAGCGAGTGGATCGCCAATTTCCTGCAAGACGATCAGCTGTTCTATGACGACCCGTACTACGATGACATATTTGACGACACCATTGGCGGCACTGGTCCTGACGGCAACCCGCTTGAGGAtgacggcatcgccgagagcctcatcatcgtcttcatcgccctGTCGCTCGTGCTCCTTCTCTACTACCGCCAGCAGAGGCAGCAACAGCAcaggcgggaggaggaggagcagcgccTTCGGGAGGGCCAGCCCGCGGCACCCGCGCTGCAGGGGCAACAGCAGGGCCAGGGCCTGTTTCCGCAACCCGGTAACCCAGAATGGAATAACTGGGTCGCGGGTGGTGTTGGACACTAG
- a CDS encoding Putative WD repeat-containing protein, giving the protein MYNLSCVDGHHFSSPHDVYVLDIQRLGAGLGAISSDQKLSLFNPARLGQGPVKSYPTSHGNLTCFKTFDWQNSIVCTAGENGEVSVWDMRESSKPQVAHFAASQAPVLSLACDSRTSTIAIGTEFQNHVASVLLWDIRAGPAQKLQYDEVHSDDVTELRFHPSEPHVLLSGSTDGLVNIYDTRISDEDEVVIQTLNQGSVHHASFLGNTEVYVLTHDEKLAVYSVAEDHGSGAALVDFGDARESLGCQYIANVTTKVDGSGAIVGAGSQDRQVFELVHLSRTTEGGWGFDKSNSVGLPGGHGEELVRSFCFYDDEQVVFTAGEDGNIKAWRPS; this is encoded by the exons ATGTACAACCTCTCTTGTGTAGATGGCCACCACTTCTCGAGCCCGCATGATGTTTACGTTCTTGATATCCAACGGCTTGGTGCTGGTCTCGGTGCCATCTCTTCGGACCAGAAACTCAGCCTCTTCAACCCTGCCCGACTGGGCCAAGGCCCTGTTAAGTCGTATCCGACCAGCCATGGCAACCTGACGTGCTTCAAGACATTCGACTGGCAGAACTCAATCGTCTGTACTGCAGGTGAAAATGGAGAGGTCTCGGTCTGGGATATGAGGGAATCCTCTAAGCCACAGGTTGCTCACTTTGCAG CCAGTCAAGCGCCCGTTCTTTCCTTGGCCTGTGATTCTAGGACAAGCACAATTGCAATCGGAACAGAGTTTCAAAACCATGTAGCATCCGTACTCCTGTG GGACATCAGAGCCGGTCCGGCACAGAAGCTCCAGTACGACGAAGTTCACAGTGACGACGTGACGGAACTCCGCTTTCACCCCTCTGAGCCGCACGTCCTCCTCTCGGGCTCGACCGACGGGCTGGTTAACATTTACGACACGCGTATCTCggatgaggacgaggttGTCATCCAGACGCTAAACCAGGGCTCGGTCCACCACGCCTCCTTCCTCGGCAACACCGAGGTCTACGTGCTAACGCATGACGAGAAGCTCGCAGTCTACAGTGTCGCCGAGGACCATGGCTCGGGCGCCGCACTCGTCGACTTTGGCGACGCGAGGGAGAGTCTCGGCTGCCAATACATCGCCAACGTGACAACCAAGGTTGACGGCAGTGGCGCCATCGTTGGTGCTGGCTCGCAAGA CCGCCAGGTCTTCGAGTTAGTACACCTGTCGCGTACGACAGAGGGGGGCTGGGGATTCGACAAATCGAATAGTGTCGGTCTGCCCGGCGGCCACGGAGAGGAGCTCGTTCGCTCGTTCTGCTTTTATGACGATGAGCAAGTCGTCTTTACTGCAGGAGAAGACGGCAACATCAAGGCATGGAGACCCAGCTGA
- a CDS encoding Putative actin-crosslinking, protein FRG1, which produces MVKPLSFKGDKKPKKRKRTDAEAQERDVQGGDVARASGATGQNANTNADNDDDSWVSADAVADVVGPIMFVLPTDPPTALACDAVGKVFTLGIENIVDANPATAEPHDVRQVWVANRIAGTEQFRFKGHHGHYLGCDKNGVLSATSAAVSPLESFNIIATADTPGTFQIQTLRDTFLAIKPPKPNVTSHDVRGDEESITFNTTWRIRMQARFKPRLKASKEEKAKEKISRKELEEAVGRRLEDDEVRKLKRARREGDYHEQLLMLKVKGKHDKYG; this is translated from the exons atggtgaagcCCCTGTCGTTCAAGGGCGACaagaagccgaagaagagaaagcgCACCGATGCTGAGGCGCAGGAACGTGATGTCCAAGGTGGTGACGTTGCCCGCGCCAGCGGCGCCACGGGACAGAATGCGAACACGaacgccgacaacgacgacgacagctgGGTGTCTGCCGACGCTGTGGCGGATGTCGTTGGTCCCATCATGTTCGTCCTGCCGACAGACCCTCCAACGGCGCTAGCGTGCGATGCCGTCGGTAAGGTGTTTACGTTGGGCATTGAGAACATTGTCGACGCGAACCCGGCGACAGCGGAGCCACACGACGTGCGACAAGTTTGGGTCGCGAACAGGATAGCTGGGACGGAACAATTCAGGTTCAAGGGCCACCACGGACA TTACCTCGGGTGCGACAAAAACGGCGTCTTGTCTGCGACTTCGGCCGCGGTCTCGCCGCTCGAATCGTTCAACATCATTGCGACAGCAGACACACCCGGCACGTTCCAGATCCAGACTCTGCGCGACACTTTCCTCGCGATCAAGCCACCGAAGCCCAACGTCACGTCGCACGACGTCCGAGGCGATGAGGAATCCATTACGTTCAATACCACCTGGCGCATCCGGATGCAGGCGAGGTTCAAGCCGCGACTAAAGGCgagcaaggaggagaaggcaAAGGAGAAGATCAGTcgcaaggagctcgaggaggctgTGGGCCgcaggctggaggacgacgaagtgaggaagctgaagagggcgaggagggagggcgACTACCATGAACAGCTGCTCATGTTGAAGGTCAAGGGCAAACATGACAAGTATGGCTAA
- a CDS encoding Putative isopenicillin N synthase-like superfamily has protein sequence MVQLAQPVVVSLNDLRQGNIPFEALEEAFGPESLGILVVKDIPPEFAHLRHQTLSYASYLGNLPEQELKKLENEKAKYLTGWSLGKETLKSGQVDTFKGSYYANCAFYVDATLDCAKSTAEFNTDNFPEYLSPNVWPAQAILPGFKPNLESLCRVIIDTAVLVARACDKYAESEIQTYPKGYLEHVVSTSNTTKARLLHYYPQTQEALSKMGAADDDWCSVHVDHGCLTGLTSAMFIDEKDTSTAIPEITNDKSASLPPLAELAASPDAAAGLYIHSRTGETVQVKIPRDCIAFQTGEALERITGGRFNAVPHFVRGVRASVSDGRVARNTLAVFTQPNLGEEVDIEQHITFGEFARGIVAKNTVA, from the exons ATGGTTCAACTTGCACAGCCTGTTGTTGTGTCGCTCAACGACCTCAGACAGG GCAACATTCCCTttgaggctctcgaggaGGCCTTTGGGCCAGAATCGCTGGGGATATTAGTAGTGAAAGACATCCCCCCCGAGTTTGCCCACTTGAGACACCAGACATTGTCGTATGCTTCTTACTTGGGTAACCTGCCCGAACAAGAGCTGA AAAAGctcgagaacgagaaggCTAAATACCTGACGGGGTGGTCGCTGGGGAAAGAAACGCTCAAGAGTGGCCAAGTTGACACTTTCAAGGGTTCGTACTATGCCAACTGCGCGTTCTACGTCGATGCTACCCTCGACTGCGCCAAGTCAACCGCCGAGTTTAACACGGATAACTTTCCCGAGTACCTGTCGCCCAACGTATGGCCAGCGCAGGCTATACTTCCCGGTTTCAAACCCAACCTCGAGAGCCTTTGTCGAGTCATCATCGACACGGCTGTCCTCGTTGCGCGGGCATGCGACAAATACGCCGAATCCGAAATCCAGACATACCCCAAGGGGTACTTGGAGCATGTTGTCAGCACCTCGAATACGACGAAGGCGCGCCTGTTGCACTACTACCCGCAAACCCAAGAAGCGCTCTCCAAAATgggtgccgccgacgatgactG GTGCAGCGTCCATGTCGACCACGGGTGTCTTACTGGCTTGACGTCGGCTATGTTCATTGACGAAAAGGATACCTCGACTGCGATACCGGAAATCACAAACGACAAATCGGCGAGCCTGCCACCGCTCGCTGAGCTAGCAGCATCAcctgacgccgccgccgggctgtACATCCACTCGAGAACGGGGGAGACGGTGCAAGTGAAGATCCCGCGGGATTGCATCGCCTTCCAGACAGGggaggccctcgagcgcATCACGGGCGGTAGGTTCAATGCGGTGCCGCACTTCGTGAGGGGCGTCAGGGCGTCGGTGAGTGACGGCCGGGTGGCGCGCAACACGCTGGCCGTCTTCACTCAACCGAACCTCGGCGAAGAGGTCGATATTGAGCAGCACATAACGTTTGGCGAGTTCGCGCGGGGCATCGTCGCTAAGAACACGGTTGCATAG
- a CDS encoding Putative Thioredoxin-like superfamily gives MAVPPKFAAHKLTFGPPKSLADGNPAGGVPSQAHTLELYLDYVCPFSAKQFNTFYNDVVPAVRANPAWASNLEVIFRQQVQPWHPSSTLVHESAVAVIKVAPHKFWEYSEALFKAQKDYFDANVVNELRNDTYRRLARLAGSVGVDEDEMLRLLLVSDKPDSEGALNVGNGVTNDFKVLIKLARLTGVHVSPTVLFDGYPNNEISSGWTPDQWKEWLQKNIV, from the coding sequence ATGGCCGTCCCACCCAAGTTCGCGGCCCACAAGCTCACATTCGGACCTCCTAAGTCCCTCGCCGATGGCAACCCGGCAGGCGGCGTCCCTTCGCAAGCCCACACGCTCGAGCTCTACCTCGACTACGTCTGCCCATTCTCGGCGAAGCAGTTCAACACATTCTACAATGACGTCGTGCCCGCCGTCCGCGCAAACCCAGCTTGGGCGTCCAACCTTGAGGTCATCTTCCGCCAGCAGGTCCAGCCGTGGCACCCGTCGAGTACGCTCGTACACGagtcggccgtcgccgtgatCAAGGTGGCGCCGCACAAGTTCTGGGAGTATAGCGAGGCGCTCTTCAAGGCGCAGAAGGACTACTTTGACGCAAacgtcgtcaacgagctGCGCAACGACACGTACCGACGTCTGGCCAGGCTCGCGGGCTccgtgggcgtcgacgaggacgagatgcTGCGGCTACTGCTCGTGTCGGACAAGCCCGACAGCGAGGGCGCGCTCAACGTCGGCAACGGCGTGACCAACGACTTCAAGGTGCTCATCAAGCTCGCGCGGCTGACGGGCGTGCACGTCAGCCCGACGGTGCTGTTTGATGGGTACCCGAACAACGAGATCAGTTCTGGCTGGACACCGGATCAGTGGAAGGAGTGGCTGCAAAAGAATATTGTCTGA